One window of Thermocoleostomius sinensis A174 genomic DNA carries:
- a CDS encoding DUF2854 domain-containing protein: MLRQISLGSVGLVVGGGLSIVGFTAYFLDNATLNLVGFFYGIPLLLGGLALKAAELKPVPFSQPTPEAILSLREQQATSTQNQIRKDVTRYRYGQEAHLDSSLKYLGLDPSDEERPVLQSIREEAIDGSYALVLEFESPLIKFEDWQKKREKIERFFGPGLRVELHQSGSPDENRVDVTLIATPDAAGNTESLG, translated from the coding sequence ATGTTACGCCAAATCTCTCTTGGATCAGTGGGTTTAGTTGTAGGGGGTGGTTTGTCGATCGTCGGCTTCACGGCCTACTTCCTCGACAATGCCACTCTCAACCTGGTTGGCTTCTTCTATGGTATCCCGTTACTTTTAGGTGGGCTGGCCCTAAAAGCGGCGGAATTAAAGCCAGTTCCCTTCTCGCAACCGACACCAGAAGCGATTTTGAGCCTGCGAGAACAACAGGCCACCTCCACGCAAAATCAAATTCGTAAAGATGTGACCCGCTACCGTTATGGACAAGAAGCACATCTCGATAGCTCTTTGAAGTACTTAGGCTTAGATCCATCCGACGAAGAACGCCCTGTGTTGCAATCCATTCGAGAAGAGGCGATCGATGGTTCCTATGCCTTGGTGCTAGAGTTTGAGTCCCCGCTGATCAAATTTGAAGATTGGCAGAAAAAACGAGAAAAGATTGAGCGCTTTTTTGGACCCGGTTTACGAGTGGAGCTTCATCAATCAGGATCACCCGATGAGAATCGGGTAGATGTCACGTTAATTGCGACTCCTGATGCTGCTGGCAACACAGAGTCGCTGGGTTAA
- a CDS encoding DUF192 domain-containing protein, with translation MNFRQTLRQSLAQLSMMAIGASLLLGCTSPVVSSADANSPEATRAPNTNSSRSTKVVESDRAQTEGESVPTLRTNGQYLPISAATEIGGQRIQLEVARTPQEQSKGLMHRPPLPDDRGMLFVFDPPRPVQFWMKNTPSPLDMVFLRNGEVQAIVENALPCEADPCPTYGPDRSVVIDHVIELRSGRAAELGLTTGDRIVIEFLE, from the coding sequence ATGAACTTTCGACAAACTTTGAGGCAATCGCTGGCACAGCTTAGCATGATGGCGATCGGAGCGAGTTTACTATTGGGTTGTACATCGCCTGTAGTTTCATCAGCCGATGCAAACTCGCCAGAGGCGACCCGTGCCCCAAACACCAACTCCTCTAGGTCAACCAAAGTTGTTGAATCCGATCGCGCTCAGACGGAAGGGGAATCTGTGCCAACGCTGCGCACCAACGGTCAATATTTGCCCATTTCAGCCGCAACCGAGATCGGAGGACAACGCATTCAACTAGAAGTGGCTCGAACTCCGCAAGAACAATCTAAGGGGCTAATGCATCGTCCTCCGTTGCCAGACGATCGCGGCATGTTATTTGTCTTTGATCCACCGCGCCCGGTGCAGTTTTGGATGAAAAATACTCCTTCTCCGCTGGACATGGTATTCCTTCGCAATGGCGAGGTGCAGGCAATTGTTGAAAACGCCTTACCTTGCGAAGCCGATCCTTGCCCCACCTATGGCCCGGATCGCTCGGTTGTGATTGATCACGTGATTGAGCTACGCAGCGGTCGGGCTGCCGAGTTGGGACTCACGACTGGCGATCGGATTGTCATTGAGTTTCTGGAATAA
- a CDS encoding MotA/TolQ/ExbB proton channel family protein codes for MPTGNLFALGGVVMWPLLGLSILAVALILERMLFWTQVVKRQDKVVRDVLSVYRRSAKDAIYKLEQNSKLPIARIFLAALELDQATPEEFRLALESAAQAEIPVLKRFNTVFETIISVAPLLGLLGTILGLIGSFSSLRLGDLGGTNTANVSAGIGEALISTAAGLMVAIGTLLFANLFRGLYQRQIALIQEYGGQLELIYRRRFERRGSHASSQ; via the coding sequence ATGCCAACTGGTAATCTCTTTGCCCTAGGTGGGGTCGTCATGTGGCCCCTACTAGGGCTTTCAATTTTGGCAGTGGCACTCATTTTAGAACGAATGTTGTTCTGGACACAGGTAGTAAAACGCCAAGATAAAGTAGTGCGGGATGTTTTGTCGGTCTATCGCCGCAGCGCTAAGGATGCTATCTATAAGCTGGAACAGAACAGCAAATTGCCGATCGCCCGCATTTTCTTGGCGGCTCTAGAACTCGATCAGGCCACGCCAGAGGAATTTCGCCTAGCGCTAGAGAGTGCAGCCCAAGCTGAAATTCCCGTGCTGAAGCGCTTTAACACAGTATTCGAGACCATCATTAGCGTGGCTCCGTTACTGGGGCTATTGGGAACCATTTTGGGGCTGATTGGCTCGTTCTCATCGTTGCGTCTTGGGGATTTGGGTGGCACCAACACAGCTAATGTGTCGGCCGGGATTGGTGAAGCGTTGATTTCCACCGCCGCGGGCTTGATGGTGGCGATCGGGACGCTGTTGTTTGCCAATCTGTTTCGCGGGCTATATCAGCGGCAAATTGCCTTAATTCAAGAGTATGGCGGTCAGTTAGAGTTGATTTATCGTCGTCGCTTTGAGCGCAGAGGCAGCCATGCGTCTTCCCAATGA
- a CDS encoding DUF3326 domain-containing protein, translated as MNQRPYTVVLIVPTGIGAAIGGYAGDALPVVRAMAQVSDRLITHPNVMNGAQLYWPLPNALYVEGYGLDQFAAGQWGLRPVHQNRVGLVLDQAIEPELRWRHLQAADAARATLGLNLTEYMVTDAPLGVELRTAASGATWGTIQNPDSLLRAVKTLITNADAEAIAVVARFPDDLGSEALSRYRHGQGVDPLAGAEAVISHLIVRTFQIPCAHAPALSPLPLDPTLSPRSAAEELGYTFLPCVLVGLSRAPQFVLQRTSLDEIWADQVDAVVIPATACGGSAVLSFSQTSTQIITVKDNTTRLNVTAAQLGLSVQAASSYLEALGMLVAHKAGIQADALRSDIDRLSLFT; from the coding sequence TTGAATCAACGTCCTTACACAGTTGTTTTAATTGTGCCCACGGGCATTGGAGCCGCGATCGGAGGCTATGCTGGAGATGCCTTACCCGTGGTGCGGGCAATGGCTCAGGTGTCTGATCGCTTAATTACCCATCCCAATGTCATGAACGGTGCACAGCTTTACTGGCCGCTGCCCAATGCCTTGTATGTTGAGGGATACGGCTTAGATCAATTTGCCGCTGGTCAGTGGGGGCTGCGTCCAGTTCATCAAAATCGCGTTGGGCTAGTGTTGGATCAGGCGATCGAACCAGAGTTGCGCTGGCGACATTTACAGGCTGCCGATGCCGCTAGGGCAACCCTGGGGTTGAATTTAACCGAGTACATGGTCACCGATGCCCCGCTGGGTGTGGAACTGCGGACGGCTGCTTCTGGAGCCACGTGGGGCACAATCCAGAACCCCGACAGTTTGCTGAGAGCCGTTAAAACCCTGATTACCAATGCCGACGCCGAGGCGATCGCTGTTGTAGCTCGGTTTCCTGATGATTTGGGTAGCGAAGCTCTGTCTCGCTATCGCCACGGGCAGGGAGTCGATCCACTCGCGGGAGCCGAAGCAGTAATTAGCCATTTGATTGTGCGCACCTTTCAAATTCCCTGCGCCCATGCTCCAGCGTTGTCTCCTCTACCGCTTGATCCTACCTTATCGCCCCGATCGGCGGCTGAAGAGTTGGGCTACACGTTTTTACCCTGTGTGCTAGTAGGGCTGAGTCGGGCCCCACAGTTTGTACTACAACGAACTAGCCTGGATGAAATTTGGGCCGATCAGGTCGATGCCGTGGTGATTCCAGCAACGGCCTGTGGCGGCAGTGCTGTATTAAGCTTTAGCCAAACTTCCACGCAGATTATTACCGTGAAGGACAATACAACCCGGTTGAATGTAACCGCAGCCCAGTTAGGACTTTCGGTGCAAGCAGCCAGTTCTTATTTGGAAGCATTGGGTATGTTGGTGGCTCATAAAGCTGGAATCCAAGCCGATGCCCTGCGTTCAGACATCGATCGGCTTTCGCTCTTCACATAA
- a CDS encoding NAD(+) kinase: protein MPKAGIIYNDIKPVACRVARELQEKLTDHGWEVCLATGIGGILGYSQPDRPVCHTPITQLAPPNFDAEMVFAIVLGGDGTVLSAFRQVAPLGIPLLTVNTGHMGFLTETYLNYLPQAIDALLSQTFEIEERAMLSVQMWRQSALIWEALCLNEMVIHREPLTSMCHFEIEIGHHAPVDIAADGVIISTPTGSTAYSLSAGGPVIAPSVPVLQLVPICPHSLASRALVFADTEPVVISPANHHPLVMVVDGNAGCCVLPDDQVRVVRSPYSARFIRLRTNEFFQILREKLGWGLPHVAKPTSVELP from the coding sequence GTGCCCAAAGCTGGCATTATCTACAACGATATCAAGCCTGTTGCTTGCCGTGTAGCGAGAGAATTACAAGAGAAGCTAACGGATCACGGTTGGGAAGTGTGCCTAGCCACGGGTATTGGCGGCATTTTGGGCTATTCTCAGCCTGACCGTCCTGTTTGTCATACCCCCATTACCCAGTTGGCTCCTCCCAATTTTGATGCTGAGATGGTTTTTGCGATCGTCTTAGGTGGCGATGGCACAGTGCTATCAGCCTTTCGGCAAGTGGCTCCACTAGGTATTCCGCTGCTCACGGTTAATACGGGACATATGGGGTTTTTAACCGAAACCTACCTCAACTACCTACCCCAAGCGATTGATGCCCTATTGTCCCAAACCTTTGAAATTGAAGAACGTGCCATGCTGTCGGTGCAAATGTGGCGACAATCCGCTTTGATTTGGGAGGCGCTGTGCCTCAACGAGATGGTGATTCATCGCGAACCCTTGACCAGCATGTGCCATTTTGAAATTGAAATTGGGCACCATGCCCCTGTAGACATTGCGGCGGATGGTGTCATCATCTCGACACCTACCGGATCAACCGCCTACTCCCTCTCTGCTGGCGGACCCGTGATTGCCCCCAGTGTGCCGGTCTTACAGCTTGTTCCCATCTGTCCCCATTCTCTTGCCTCCCGTGCCTTGGTCTTTGCTGACACCGAACCCGTCGTTATTTCCCCAGCCAACCACCATCCCCTAGTCATGGTTGTCGATGGTAATGCGGGCTGTTGCGTCCTGCCTGACGATCAGGTGCGCGTAGTGCGATCGCCCTACTCGGCTCGCTTTATCCGGTTGCGAACGAATGAATTCTTCCAGATTCTGCGCGAAAAACTTGGCTGGGGGTTGCCCCACGTGGCTAAACCTACCTCTGTCGAACTACCGTAG
- a CDS encoding DUF2288 domain-containing protein, with protein MQNLHTELAAMVDEAEWEWLMPHAQRDAVVMVTSELDLVDVGVAIASDNVPAVQRWISEQLIYKPSSEQLSDWASNRTRRFNALIVQPYVLVQDLAA; from the coding sequence ATGCAGAATTTACACACCGAACTGGCGGCCATGGTTGATGAAGCGGAATGGGAATGGCTCATGCCCCATGCTCAGCGGGATGCCGTTGTGATGGTGACTTCAGAGTTGGATCTTGTGGATGTGGGGGTTGCCATTGCCAGCGACAACGTACCAGCCGTCCAGCGGTGGATTAGCGAACAACTGATTTACAAACCGTCTTCGGAGCAATTGTCCGATTGGGCCAGCAATCGAACTCGCCGCTTTAATGCTTTAATTGTGCAACCCTATGTGTTGGTGCAAGATTTGGCTGCCTAG
- a CDS encoding SH3 domain-containing protein, with protein sequence MNMSHFQCWRAVRSLFLVGVGSALLASCSNLGYSSGSESESQTAQTADPAALAAEFNFPLTSCGEQATEPRGTWYVVYIDGANPDEVRREYCRDAIGTVRDGTGAPTVQVASLTDYGKALKLATAVGGEVETTVVDRTSPSSTGVNGSTSAQTNPSASTDMASLTATDPGSLINIRERASTSAGIRQTGRAGEQVRISEQQQGEDGRTWYKVVLESGTEGWVRSDFVSRQTAANGTGTTSTASSTSSSFNTNANSSPSSNSSSTSSDLRYPTGAVTDNGNRNSSSSYSADSYSSASRAEETNRYAASDRSSTSVQETTTSYSTDADLESDRSSTEDEYAAEASIGAGSYATLRSENPGARINVRNDASTAADIQDIGFAGDSVQVIDTVEGEDGYLWYQVELETGAVGWVRGDLLNGV encoded by the coding sequence ATGAATATGTCTCATTTTCAATGTTGGCGCGCGGTTCGATCGCTTTTTCTGGTCGGTGTCGGATCGGCACTGTTGGCCAGTTGTTCCAATCTGGGCTACTCATCTGGATCAGAATCTGAGTCACAAACTGCTCAGACCGCCGATCCAGCCGCGCTAGCGGCCGAATTCAATTTTCCGCTAACTTCCTGTGGCGAGCAAGCAACCGAGCCAAGGGGTACGTGGTACGTGGTGTACATTGACGGAGCTAATCCAGACGAAGTCCGTCGCGAATATTGCCGAGATGCGATCGGCACCGTGCGGGATGGTACAGGTGCACCGACAGTTCAAGTTGCCAGTCTCACAGATTATGGCAAAGCATTGAAGCTGGCTACGGCGGTGGGGGGTGAAGTCGAAACAACTGTGGTCGATCGAACCTCACCTAGCTCGACTGGCGTTAATGGTAGCACGAGTGCTCAAACAAATCCGTCTGCTTCCACTGACATGGCTTCGCTAACCGCGACCGATCCTGGATCGTTGATTAACATCCGCGAACGGGCAAGTACGTCAGCTGGTATTCGGCAGACGGGGCGAGCGGGTGAGCAGGTGCGCATTTCGGAACAACAACAAGGAGAAGACGGACGCACATGGTACAAAGTGGTGCTGGAGTCGGGAACGGAAGGTTGGGTGCGCAGTGACTTTGTGTCACGGCAAACGGCGGCGAATGGGACTGGCACGACGAGTACTGCCTCTAGCACGTCCTCATCCTTTAATACCAACGCCAATTCCTCGCCATCGTCGAACTCCAGCAGCACCTCATCAGATCTGCGCTATCCCACCGGGGCTGTAACCGATAATGGCAACCGTAATTCATCGTCGAGCTATTCGGCCGATTCGTACTCCTCTGCTTCCAGAGCGGAGGAAACCAATCGATATGCTGCTTCCGATCGCTCGTCTACGTCTGTACAAGAGACAACCACATCTTACTCAACTGATGCAGATCTAGAATCCGATCGCTCCTCTACTGAAGATGAGTATGCGGCAGAAGCCTCGATCGGTGCTGGCAGCTATGCTACGCTACGGAGCGAAAATCCTGGTGCCCGGATCAATGTCCGCAATGATGCCAGCACTGCCGCTGACATTCAAGATATTGGCTTTGCGGGGGATTCAGTCCAAGTGATTGATACTGTTGAAGGCGAAGATGGCTATCTTTGGTATCAGGTCGAGCTAGAAACGGGTGCGGTTGGCTGGGTACGGGGCGATCTACTCAATGGAGTCTGA
- a CDS encoding ExbD/TolR family protein, which yields MRLPNDSDRPFQINIVPMIDVIFAILAFFILSTLFLSRSEGLPVDLPQANTSQPTAAPSPLVVTIDRDGRLTLDREAIQLEALVAQIRALALTGQQPFVVINADAAVSHGNVVAVMDRLRSIEGVRMAIATQRP from the coding sequence ATGCGTCTTCCCAATGACTCTGATCGCCCGTTTCAAATCAACATTGTGCCGATGATCGATGTGATTTTTGCGATCCTGGCCTTTTTCATTCTGTCTACGCTATTTCTGTCCCGCTCTGAGGGGTTGCCTGTCGATCTACCCCAAGCCAATACATCTCAACCAACCGCCGCCCCAAGCCCCTTGGTCGTTACAATCGATCGCGATGGCCGCCTTACCTTAGATCGAGAAGCCATTCAACTAGAGGCCCTGGTGGCGCAAATCCGAGCATTGGCGTTAACTGGACAACAGCCCTTTGTAGTCATCAACGCAGATGCAGCAGTAAGCCATGGAAATGTCGTGGCAGTGATGGATCGCTTACGTAGTATTGAAGGGGTCCGCATGGCGATTGCAACCCAGCGTCCCTAA
- a CDS encoding DUF2949 domain-containing protein, whose protein sequence is MTPATYSRFIRFLQEDLALSSSSIAIALRYREQDPGPLPMILWQYGLVTLDQLDRIFDWLETAQST, encoded by the coding sequence ATGACGCCTGCAACCTATTCTCGATTCATTCGGTTTTTACAAGAAGATTTGGCTTTATCGTCCTCATCGATCGCCATTGCACTACGCTACCGTGAGCAAGATCCGGGACCATTGCCGATGATTCTTTGGCAGTACGGATTAGTAACGCTCGATCAACTCGATCGGATTTTTGATTGGTTGGAAACGGCCCAGTCTACTTAA
- the nblR gene encoding response regulator transcription factor NblR, producing MHTTDHSPRVLVIETDEALAQHVSSDLKEAGYETAIALDAISGLRQAKEFQPSLVVVDRMLAGESGLSLCTHLRSAGARMPVLLLMARDAVEDRVACLQAGADDYFLKPYRTDEFLKLVRLYLQSDAPSNEQLRFGDLVLDLSTRRAIRHDRIIDLTMKEFELLKYLMEHPREVLTREQILENVWGYDFMGESNVIEVYIRYLRLKIEDEGEKRLIQTVRGVGYVLRES from the coding sequence ATGCATACTACTGATCACAGCCCTCGCGTCTTGGTGATCGAAACTGACGAAGCGTTGGCTCAGCATGTGAGTTCAGACTTGAAAGAGGCAGGTTATGAAACAGCGATCGCGCTGGATGCAATCAGCGGACTTCGCCAGGCGAAAGAGTTTCAGCCGTCCTTAGTTGTGGTCGATCGCATGTTAGCTGGCGAATCAGGATTGTCGCTGTGTACGCATCTGCGCTCGGCAGGGGCCCGCATGCCAGTCCTACTACTGATGGCCCGCGATGCGGTCGAAGATCGGGTTGCTTGCCTACAAGCAGGAGCCGATGACTATTTTCTCAAGCCTTACCGAACCGACGAGTTTCTGAAACTGGTGCGGCTCTATCTTCAATCGGATGCACCTAGTAATGAGCAACTGCGGTTTGGCGATCTGGTGCTAGATTTGTCCACTCGCCGGGCAATTCGCCACGATCGAATCATTGATTTGACCATGAAGGAATTTGAGTTATTAAAATATCTGATGGAACACCCGCGTGAAGTGCTGACTCGCGAACAAATTTTAGAAAACGTATGGGGTTATGACTTCATGGGCGAATCTAATGTAATTGAAGTCTATATTCGCTATCTGCGTCTCAAAATCGAAGATGAAGGCGAAAAACGGCTGATTCAAACGGTGCGAGGTGTTGGTTACGTGCTGCGAGAATCTTAA
- a CDS encoding 1-acyl-sn-glycerol-3-phosphate acyltransferase has protein sequence MPNSITQAQPPLEFIPPAYNPVVNRVAKLVLPSWTRWRVHLSDIQVNRAEILVDLYQQFQAGKIRFIMAFRHASVNDPFCMYHLVSRAIPKAARQQGVALKQPVHAYFMYDRGIPLWAGRWVGWFLSQMGGTPIRRGKLDLQGLRSARELFVNGQFPMAAAPEGATNGHNEVVSPIEPGVAQLSFWCVEDLQKADRNEQVLIVPIGIQYYYITQDWRRLEELLSQLESDAGLSPSKPDCNGRDEDVPLDNQTQLQLYQRLIRLSEFLLSRMEEFYSKFYHYNRDRWKDTPASTLDPALNPALPSSQLPDSLAVNQQLAQRLHALMHKALMVAEDYFNLQPKGSFTDRCRRLEQAGWDWIYREDLKHLETLPPVERGLADRIAEEADLRLWHMRLVESFVSVTGYYVIEKPSFERFAETLLLLWEMVTRIKGKPSFQRPSLGTQSVQITISPPLSVSDRWDAYKANRRQAVAQLTQELQQALEKMILS, from the coding sequence ATGCCCAACTCCATCACCCAAGCGCAACCACCTCTCGAATTCATTCCACCTGCCTACAACCCAGTCGTTAACCGAGTTGCCAAGTTGGTGTTGCCCAGTTGGACTCGTTGGCGCGTGCATCTCAGCGATATTCAAGTGAACCGAGCAGAAATACTCGTCGATCTCTATCAACAGTTTCAGGCGGGCAAGATTCGCTTCATAATGGCGTTTCGTCATGCCAGCGTCAACGATCCCTTCTGCATGTATCACTTGGTGTCTCGAGCGATCCCTAAGGCGGCCAGACAGCAAGGTGTGGCGTTAAAGCAACCCGTTCATGCCTACTTTATGTACGATCGCGGCATTCCGCTGTGGGCAGGGCGCTGGGTAGGCTGGTTTCTGTCACAAATGGGCGGTACTCCCATTCGGCGTGGCAAGCTAGATCTACAGGGATTGCGATCGGCGCGGGAGTTGTTTGTCAATGGTCAGTTTCCGATGGCGGCGGCCCCCGAAGGTGCCACAAACGGACACAACGAAGTCGTTAGCCCGATCGAGCCAGGAGTTGCCCAACTCAGCTTTTGGTGTGTGGAGGATTTGCAAAAAGCTGACCGCAACGAGCAAGTTTTAATTGTGCCGATTGGGATTCAGTATTACTACATCACCCAAGATTGGCGACGCTTGGAAGAACTTTTGAGCCAGTTAGAGTCTGACGCGGGACTATCACCCTCTAAGCCCGATTGCAATGGGCGTGATGAAGACGTACCGCTTGACAATCAAACGCAACTGCAATTGTATCAACGGTTAATTCGATTGAGCGAGTTCCTGTTATCTCGCATGGAAGAATTCTATAGCAAGTTCTATCACTACAATCGCGATCGTTGGAAAGACACACCGGCATCGACCTTAGATCCAGCCCTAAATCCAGCCCTGCCCTCTTCGCAACTCCCCGATAGCTTGGCCGTAAATCAACAACTTGCTCAACGCTTACATGCCCTGATGCATAAAGCCCTAATGGTGGCTGAAGACTATTTCAACCTTCAACCCAAGGGCAGCTTTACCGATCGCTGTCGGCGCTTAGAACAAGCAGGCTGGGACTGGATTTACCGTGAAGATTTGAAGCACTTGGAAACCTTGCCTCCTGTGGAACGAGGACTAGCCGATCGCATTGCCGAAGAAGCCGATTTGCGCTTGTGGCATATGCGCCTAGTCGAATCCTTCGTCAGCGTCACCGGATACTATGTAATTGAAAAACCCTCCTTTGAGCGGTTTGCAGAAACATTGCTTTTGCTTTGGGAAATGGTGACTCGGATTAAAGGGAAACCATCCTTCCAACGTCCCAGTTTAGGTACGCAATCGGTGCAAATTACGATCAGTCCGCCTTTGTCGGTTAGCGATCGGTGGGATGCCTATAAAGCTAATCGTCGCCAAGCTGTGGCGCAACTGACGCAAGAACTGCAACAGGCTCTAGAGAAAATGATCCTTTCCTGA
- a CDS encoding 2Fe-2S iron-sulfur cluster-binding protein yields the protein MSNTYTVEIHHQGNTHTLTVPDTQTVLSAAQDAGLDLPYSCSAGVCTTCAAQILEGSVDQTDGMGVSPELQAQGYALLCVAYPRSDLKIETEKEDTVYQLQFGQFQESKGRK from the coding sequence ATGTCAAATACCTATACTGTTGAAATTCATCATCAAGGCAACACGCACACCTTAACGGTTCCTGACACTCAAACCGTTCTATCGGCTGCTCAAGATGCCGGACTTGATTTGCCGTACTCGTGCAGCGCTGGAGTTTGTACCACCTGTGCTGCTCAGATTTTAGAAGGCTCGGTCGATCAAACCGACGGCATGGGTGTCAGTCCAGAACTGCAAGCCCAAGGGTATGCGTTGCTTTGTGTTGCCTATCCTCGATCGGATCTTAAAATCGAGACTGAGAAAGAAGATACTGTGTATCAACTTCAATTTGGTCAGTTTCAAGAAAGCAAAGGCAGAAAGTGA
- a CDS encoding lysophospholipid acyltransferase family protein, translated as MDRQREPAISLALYHLFKWSVVSPMLHTYFRGRIYGADHVPPTGPLIVVANHASDFDPPIVSNCVRRPVSYMAKEELFNVPGLGRAIRLYGAYPVKRGSADRSAIRAALAQLSNGWAVGVFLEGTRTADARIHHPKLGAAMIAAKVQAPLLPVSLWGTQAIIAKGSKLPRPVPVTVRIGEPIAPPKSGDRAELEAITQQCVDMIHAMHDLGR; from the coding sequence ATCGATCGCCAGCGCGAACCCGCCATTAGTCTTGCCCTCTACCATCTCTTCAAATGGTCGGTGGTTAGTCCCATGCTGCATACTTATTTTCGGGGGCGAATTTATGGCGCAGACCATGTACCACCCACAGGTCCGCTAATTGTGGTGGCTAACCATGCCAGTGACTTTGACCCGCCGATCGTCTCGAACTGTGTGCGGCGTCCAGTTTCCTACATGGCCAAAGAAGAATTGTTTAATGTGCCTGGGCTGGGTCGCGCAATTCGACTGTATGGAGCCTATCCAGTGAAGCGAGGATCGGCCGATCGCAGTGCCATTCGTGCTGCACTGGCGCAATTGTCGAACGGGTGGGCCGTTGGGGTGTTTTTAGAAGGAACCCGCACCGCCGATGCTCGGATTCATCATCCCAAACTGGGAGCTGCCATGATTGCCGCTAAGGTGCAAGCGCCGTTGTTACCCGTTAGTCTGTGGGGAACTCAAGCCATTATTGCCAAAGGAAGCAAACTGCCGCGCCCAGTCCCTGTAACCGTCCGCATTGGTGAACCGATCGCCCCCCCTAAATCAGGCGATCGAGCGGAATTGGAAGCGATTACGCAGCAGTGCGTTGACATGATTCATGCCATGCACGATCTAGGACGATGA
- a CDS encoding GrpB family protein, whose translation MDEIEIVDYDPTWPEQYEQEAAKILGVLDRDRIAAIEHVGSTAIPGLAAKPIIDVMVGVHSIEAAQAFVPLLEGLGYVYWSENPHRDRLFFVKGMPPYGARRTHHIHVFEVNSELWQRRLLFRDYLRSHPADKQDYEALKRQLATQFRTDREAYTERKRGFIDAIVAKA comes from the coding sequence ATGGACGAGATTGAAATTGTTGACTATGACCCAACCTGGCCGGAGCAGTATGAACAAGAAGCCGCAAAAATTCTTGGAGTACTCGATCGCGATCGAATAGCAGCGATCGAGCATGTTGGCAGTACAGCAATTCCCGGATTGGCGGCCAAACCGATTATTGATGTGATGGTAGGTGTTCATTCCATTGAGGCGGCTCAGGCATTTGTGCCACTGCTAGAGGGACTTGGCTATGTGTACTGGTCTGAGAATCCACACCGCGATCGGCTATTTTTCGTGAAGGGAATGCCGCCCTATGGAGCGCGGCGAACTCATCATATCCATGTCTTTGAGGTCAATAGCGAATTGTGGCAGCGACGCTTGCTGTTTCGGGATTATTTACGATCGCATCCTGCCGACAAACAAGATTATGAGGCGCTGAAACGTCAACTAGCTACGCAATTTCGCACCGATCGAGAAGCCTATACAGAGCGTAAACGAGGATTCATTGATGCGATCGTGGCAAAAGCATGA
- a CDS encoding LmeA family phospholipid-binding protein: MFGGLLGSKSPSGTDFGEQMLNAVAAQSIRHLFTKSDVVEVDVRCYPSSKLLQGSIDSFKMSGRGLVIRRQFEVEEMSFETDAVSIDFSSVLGGKLRLKQPTQAVAQVILSEDAINRAFEAELVQKRLQNVDQEALTNLSGGEPVSFRHVQLRLLPDNQVKISAETDLPNRSHIPIQLIATLGVEKRRRICFKQPQFQPDGIAPDVQGISESLSKAFAEVLDNMVDLDRFDLDGVMMRINRLETQGTQLIFSGYAQIERFPGT; encoded by the coding sequence ATGTTTGGTGGTCTTTTAGGTTCAAAAAGCCCTTCTGGCACCGACTTTGGTGAGCAGATGCTCAACGCAGTTGCGGCGCAATCTATCCGCCACTTGTTTACGAAGAGCGATGTGGTTGAAGTGGATGTGCGCTGCTATCCCTCAAGCAAGTTGTTGCAGGGCAGTATTGATAGCTTTAAGATGAGCGGCCGTGGGTTGGTGATTCGTCGCCAGTTTGAAGTTGAGGAGATGTCGTTTGAAACCGACGCTGTGTCGATCGACTTTAGTTCCGTCCTAGGCGGCAAGCTTCGCCTGAAACAACCTACCCAAGCCGTGGCTCAGGTGATTCTCTCGGAAGATGCAATTAACCGGGCCTTTGAAGCGGAGTTGGTGCAAAAACGCTTACAGAACGTTGACCAAGAGGCGTTAACCAACCTATCGGGTGGTGAACCTGTGTCGTTCCGTCATGTACAACTGCGGCTGCTTCCAGATAACCAAGTCAAAATTTCAGCCGAAACCGATTTGCCCAATCGTAGTCACATTCCGATTCAATTAATAGCCACCTTAGGGGTAGAAAAACGCCGCCGTATCTGTTTCAAACAACCACAGTTTCAACCAGATGGGATTGCGCCTGATGTTCAGGGAATTTCCGAGTCACTCTCTAAGGCCTTTGCTGAGGTTTTGGACAACATGGTAGATCTCGATCGCTTTGATCTTGATGGAGTCATGATGCGAATTAATCGGTTGGAAACCCAGGGAACTCAGCTAATCTTCAGCGGCTATGCTCAGATCGAACGATTTCCAGGAACATAA